GACGGACGCTCCGACGGCGGCTGCTTGCCGATCGCGAGGTTGGTCACGCTGGCGGCGCCCTGGCGGTGCGCGGTGCCGATGCAGTCGGCGCCGGTGTCGCCGCCGCCGAGCACGACGACGTGCTTGCCGTCGGCCGTGATCTGGCCGGCGACGTCGTCGCCCGCGCCCGCCTTGTTCTGCTGGACCAGGTACTCCATCGCGAAGTGCACGCCGGCCAGGTCGCGGCCGGGGATCGGCAGGTCGCGCGGCACCATCGCGCCGGTGGCGACCACGACCGCGTCGTAGCGTGCGCGCAGGTCGTCCCAGGTGATGTCGACGCCGATGTTGACGCCCGCGCGGAAGCGGGTGCCCTCGGCCATCATCTGGTTGAGGCGGGCCTCCAGGTGCTTCTTCTCCATCTTGAAGTCCGGGATGCCGTAGCGCAGGAGGCCGCCGATGCGGTCGTCGCGCTCGTACACGGCGACCGTGTGGCCGGCGCGGGTGAGCTGCTGCGCGGCCGCGAGGCCGGCGGGGCCGGAGCCGACGACGGCGACGGTCTTGCCGGTGAGTCGCTCCGGCGGGTGCGGCTGCACCCACCCGTTCTGCCACGCCTGGTCGATGATCGACACCTCGACCTGCTTGATGGTCACCGCGGGCTGGTTGATGCCGAGCACGCACGAGGACTCGCACGGCGCCGGGCACAGCCGTCCGGTGAACTCCGGGAAGTTGTTGGTCGCGTGGAGGCGCTCGATCGCCTGGCGGCCCTCCCCGCGCCACATCAGGTCGTTCCACTCGGGGATCAGGTTGCCGAGCGGGCAGCCCTGGTGGCAGAACGGGACGCCGCAGTCCATGCAGCGGCCGGCCTGCCGGCGCAGCTGCGCCGGGTCCTGCGCCTCGTAGACCTCTTTCCAGTCCATGAGCCGGACCGAGACGGGGCGCCGCTTCGGCAGCTCCCGCTCCGTCACCTTCAGAAAGCCCTTAGGGTCAGCCACCGGTCACCTCCAGAATCCGGTTCCAAACGATCTCGCCGTCGGGGTCGAGCCCCTCGTCGACGGCCTCCTGGCGCATCTGCAGCACCGCCGCGTAGTCGCGCGGGAGCACCTTCACGAACTTCGCCACCGTGGCGTCGAAGTCGTCGAGCATGCGCTGCGCGAGCTCCGAGCCCGTCTCGGCGACGTGCTGCTCGAGCAGGTCGCGCAGGATCTCGATGTCGCCGCTGCCGAGCGGCAGCAGCTCCAGCTCGCCGCTCGCGAGCGAGTCGCGGTTGACGCGGCCCTCCTGCAGCTCGTACACGTAGGCGGTGCCGCCCGACATGCCGGCGCCGAGGTTGCGGCCCGTGCTGCCGAGGATCACCGCGAGCCCGCCGGTCATGTACTCGAGCGCGTGGTCGCCCACGCCCTCCACGACCGCCGTGGCCCCGGAGTTGCGGACCAGGAACCGCTCGCCCACGATCCCGCGGATGAACATGCTGCCCTGCGTCGCGCCGTAGCCGATGACGTTGCCGGCGATGACGTTCTCCTCGGCGGCGAAGGCGCTCTCGCGCGGCGGGCGGACGACGATCCGGCCGCCGGAGAGACCCTTGCCGACGTAGTCGTTGGAGTCGCCCTCCAGCCGCAGCGTGATGCCGGACGGGAGGAACGCGCCGAGCGACTGGCCGGCCGACCCGGTGAGCGTGATGTCGATCGATCCGGCCGGGAGGCCGTTCTCGCCGTGCCGCACCGTCACCTCGTGACCGAGCATGGTGCCGACGGCGCGCTCGGTGTTGCGGATCGGGAGGCTGAGCTCCAGCGTCCCGCCGTTCGCCAGCACGTCCTGGGCCGCGTGGATGAGCTGGTTGTCGAAGTGCTCGTCCAGCTCGTGGTCCTGGGCGCGGCCGTTGCGGCGCGGGGCGCTCTCCGGGAAGGAGGGGCCGTGCAGGATCGGCGACAGGTCCATCCCCGACGCCTTCCAGTGCTCGACGGCGCGGTCGACGTCGAGCAGCTCGGCGTGGCCGATCGCCTCGTCGAGCGAGCGGAAGCCCAGCTCGGCGAGGTACTCGCGCACCTCCTGGGCGATGAACTCGAAGAAGTTGACCACGAACTCGGGCTTGCCCGAGAACCGGGAGCGCAGCTCCGGGTTCTGCGTGGCGACGCCGACCGGGCAGGTGTCGAGGTGGCAGACGCGCATCATGATGCAGCCGGAGACGACCAGCGGCGCCGTGGCGAAGCCGAACTCCTCCGCCCCGAGCAGCGCGCCGACGATGACATCGCGGCCGCTCTTCAGCTGACCGTCGACCTGCACGACGACGCGCTCGCGCATGCCGTTGAGCATGAGCGTCTGCTGCGTCTCGGCGAGGCCCAGCTCCCACGGCGTTCCCGCGTGCTTCAGCGAGTTCACCGGCGAGGCGCCCGTGCCGCCGTCGTGGCCGGAGACCAGGATGACGTCGGCCAGCGCCTTCGCCGTGCCGGCAGCGACCGCGCCGATGCCGGACTCGCTCACGAGCTTCACGTGGACCCGGGCGCCGGGGTTGGCGCGCTTGAGGTCGAAGATCAGCTGCTTGAGGTCCTCGATCGAGTAGATGTCGTGGTGCGGAGGCGGCGAGATCAGGCCGACGCCGGCGGTCGCGTGCCGGGTACGCGCGACCCAGGGATAGACCTTGGTCGGCGGCAGCTGACCGCCCTCACCGGGCTTCGCGCCCTGGGCGAGCTTGATCTGGATGTCGTCGGCGTGCGTCAGGTACATCGACGTGACGCCGAACCGGCCGGAGGCGACCTGCTTGATGGCGCTGCGCCGCTCCGGGTCGAGGAGCCGGTCGAGATCCTCTCCGCCCTCACCGGTGTTCGACTTGGCGCCGAGCCGGTTCATGGCGATCGCGAGGGTCTCGTGCGCCTCCTTGGAGATGGAGCCGTAGCTCATCGCGCCGGTCGAGAACCGCTTGACGATCGACTCCACCGGCTCGACCTCGTCGAGGGGCACCGGCGGGCGCTCGCCCGACTTGAGGCGGAACATGCCGCGCAGGGTCATCAGCGACTCGGACTGGTCGTCGACGAGCTTCGTGTACTCGCGGAAGATGTCGTACCGGCGCGTCCTGGTCGCGTGCTGGAGGCGAAACACCGTCTCCGGGTTGAACAGGTGCGGGGCGCCGTCGCGGCGCCACTGGTACTCGCCGCCGGTCGCCAGGCGCTCGTGCGCGACGACCGCGCCGTCGGCCGGGTACGCGCTGGTGTGCCGGGCGAGGTTCTCGGCCGCGATCACGTCGATGCCGACGCCGCCGAGCTTGCTCGTCGTGCCGGTGAAGTACTGGTCGACGAACTCCTGGCTGAGGCCGACGGCCTCGAACGCCTGGGCACCCGCGTACGACGAGACGGTCGAGATGCCCATCTTGGACATGATCTTGAGCACGCCCTTGCCGAGCGCCTTGATGACGTTCTTGACCGCCTTCTCGGGCGAGACGCCGGCGATCATGCCGGAGCGGACGAGCTCCTCGCAGGTCTCCATCGCGAGGTACGGATTGATTGCCGAGGCGCCGTAGCCGATCAGCAGCGCGATGTGGTGCACCTCGCGCACGTCGCCCGCCTCGACGATCAGGCCGACCTTCATGCGGTTCTCGGCGCGGATCAGGTGGTGGTGCACCGCGGCGAGCATGAGCAGCGACGGGATGGGCGCGAGGTCCTTGGTGGAGTCGCGGTCGCTGAGCACGATGAACTGGGCGCCGGCCTCGATCGCCTCGTCCACCTCGTCACACATCTCGGCGAGACGGTTCTCCATCGCGTCGGGCCCGGCGTCGAAGCGGTACAGGCCGCGCACGGTCGTGGTGAGCCTGCTACCGGGGCGCGGGTCGATGTGCTGGATCTTCGCCAGCTCGTCGTTGTCGATCACCGGGAAGTCCAGCACGACCTGGCGCGCGTGCTCCGGGCCGGCGTCGAGGAGGTTGCGCTCCGGGCCGAGGCCCAGCTTCATGGTCGTGACGACCTCTTCGCGGATGGAGTCCAGCGGCGGGTTCGTCACCTGCGCGAACTGCTGCGTGAAGTAGTCGAACAGCAGGCGCGGGCGCTCCGAGAGCACCGCGACCGGCGTGTCCGAGCCCATCGCGCCCAGCGGCTCCGCACCCGTGGTCGCCATCGGCTTGAGGAGGATGCGGACCTCTTCCTCCGTGTAGCCGAAGGTGCGCTGGCGGCGCGTGATGGACGCCGGGGTGTGCACGATGTGCTCGCGCTCCGGCAGGTCCTTCAGATTGATGCGGCCCTGGTCCAGCCAGTCGCCGTAGGGGGCGCCGGAGGCGAGCTGCGACTTGATCTCGTCGTCCTCGATCAGGCGGCCGGCCTCCGTGTCCACGAGGAACATGCGGCCGGGGCGGAGGCGGCCCTTGCGCACCACACGGCTCGGCTCGAAGTCGAGCACGCCGATCTCGCTCGCGAGCACCACCAGGCCGTCGTTGGTGACGACGTAGCGGCCCGGGCGCAGGCCGTTGCGGTCGAGCGTGGCGCCGACGAGGGAGCCGTCGGTGAACACGATCGCGGCCGGGCCGTCCCACGGCTCCATGAGCATGGAGTGGTACTCGTAGAAGCTGCGCCGGGCCGGGTCGATCTCGGTCTGGTTCTCCCACGCCTCCGGCACCATCATCATGACGGCGTGCGGGAGGGAGCGGCCGGAGAGCGAGATCAGCTCGACGACCTCGTCGAAGGACGCCGAGTCGCTCGCGCCGGGCGTGACCACGGGGAACACGGGCGCGAGGTCGCCGAGCAGCTCGCTCTCGAGCTGCGACTGACGGGCGCGCATCCAGTTGCGGTTGCCCTGCACGGTGTTGATCTCGCCGTTGTGCGCGATCATGCGGAACGGCTGCGCGAGCGGCCACGACGGGAACGTGTTGGTCGAGTAGCGCGAGTGCACGAGCGCGAGCTTGGAGGCGAAGCGCTGGTCAGAGAGGTCGGGGTAGAACGGCTCCAGCTGGAGCGTCGTCACCATGCCCTTGTAGACGAGCGTGCGGCTCGACAGCGACGAGAAGTACAGGTCGAGCTCGCGCTCCGCCCGCTTGCGCAGGAAGAACGTCTGGCGGTCGAGCTGGATGCCGGAGACCGGCTCCCCCGCCTCGTCCAGCCGCGTGCTGGTGACATAGAGCTGCTCGATGACCGGCATCGCCTCGCGGGCCAGCGTGCCGAGCTCCTCCGGGCGGACAGGGACGACGCGCCAGCCGAGGACCGTCAGGTCCTGCTCGGCGGCGATCGCCTCCACCGCCGTCTTCACGCGACCGCGCTCGCCCTCGTCGGTCGGCAGGAACGCGTTGCCGACGGCGTAGCGGCCGGCGGCGGGCAGTTCGACGCCGGAGACCGCGCGCAGGAAGGCGTCCGGCACCTGCGTGATGATGCCGGCGCCGTCGCCCGTGCCGGCGTCGGAGCCGACGGCACCGCGGTGCTCCAGGTGACGCAGCGCCTCGAGCGCGGCGTCGATGATGTCGTGCCCGGCGGTGCCGCGCAGCGTCGCCACCATGGCGAGACCGCACGCGTCCTTCTCGTCGGCGGGGTCGTAGAGGCCCTGCTTGCCGGGAAGGGTGCCGAAGCGGTGATGGGGAGGCGTGAGCGCCATCTGTCGACCGTCCTCACTGTTCGTGGATGCGGGGGGACGCCATCGGCCCAGGGGAGGTGGGAGGGGTTCCGACGCGATCCGAGCTGTGTGCGGCCCGGAGATACGGTGCGGTGGGGAGGGAGGGTGCTTGCGGGTGTCGCCTCGGATGTTCTTTCGTGGCCCGGCTTTTCGTCGGGCCCGCGATCTACTTCGAGCCGTGTCCGCTTGTGGCGGAGGCTGCGGAGGACCCGGCGGGCACTCCGTCGTCATCGGCGGAGACCTCGTCATCCGGGTCGGTGTCGTCCGAGTCTACCTCAGCATCGGGCCGGACCCACTCACGCCCCGGCCGGTACGGGCTCGGCTCGAGTCCGGTGTGCCGGCGCGACTGCACGATGAAGATCACGACGCCCAGCACGACGGCGACGAAGGCGGCCCAGACGTTGGTCGGGATGCCGAGGAACGAGAATTCGCTCGGGTCGATCCTGATCGACTCCAGGTACGAGCGGCCGAGGCCGTACCAGATCAGGTACAGGGCGAACACCTTGCCCCACTGGAGGCGGAACTTGCGCTCGAGCCACACGATCACGATCACGCCGATGACGTTCCAGATGATCTCGTAGAGGAACAGCGGCTGGAACAGCGTGTCCTCGGGGAGGCCCACCGGGATCGCCTTATTGGTCGGGTCGATCTCGAGGCCCCACGGCAGGCTCGTCGGCAGGCCGAAGAGCTCCTGGTTGAACCAGTTGCCGAGGCGGCCGATCGCCTGGGCGAGCAGGAGCGCAGGGGCGAGGGCGTCGGCGAAGGTCCAGAACCGCAGCCCGGTCCAGCGGCAGCCGATCCAGGCGCCCACGGCGCCGCCGATCAGCGAGCCGAAGATGGCGTTGCCGCCCTCCCAGATGTAGAGCACGGCCCAGGGGTTCGCACCCTCGTAGAAGTAGTCGTTGGGGTGGGTGACCACGTGGTACAGCCGGGCGCCGATGATGCCCAGTGGCACCGCCCAGAGCAGGATGTCGAGCACCACGCCCGGCTCGGCGCCGCGCTTGGTGAGGCGGCGCGACGTCCAGATCGCGGCCACGATGATGCCGATCAGGATGCAGATCGCGTAGGTCTGGATCCGCCAGTGCAGCCCGAAGATGTCGATCGGGATCTGCTGCCACTCGGGCCCCGGGCTGGGGATGCCGGCGTACCAGCTGCTCAAGGTCGCAACCACCCGTGACTCACCTTCCGTGTCGTTCCGCCGCAGCGCCGACGGCGCGCAGCCTCAATAGTCTAGAACGCCGCCGCTAGCGCGACGTGCGGGCCGCCGCCGTGCCCCGGGCGAGGTCGGCAGCGGTGCGGCCTGCCGCCTCCACTCCCCCGTCCGCCAGCGCTTTGACGAGGGCGGAGCCGACGATCGCGCCGTCGGCGTACCCGAGCACCTCGGCGACCTGCGCCGCGCTGGAGATGCCGAGCCCGACGCAGGTGCTCGTGGCCCCCGCGTCGCGTAACCGGCCGACCAGCGTACGCGCCGCCGAGTCGACGTCGCTGCGGGCACCGGTGATACCCATGGTCGAGACCGCGTAGACGAAGCCGCGGCTCTTCTCGACGGCCTGCCGGAGACGGGCGTCGGTGGAGCTGGGCGCCGCCAGGAAGACGCGATCGAGGCCCACCCGGTCGGAGGCGTCGAGCCAGGCGCCGCCCTCGTCCGGGATCAGGTCGGGCGTGATGAGGCCCGCTCCCCCGGCGGCGGCGAGGTCGTCGGCGAAGCGGTCGACACCGTACTGCAGCACCGGGTTCCAGTAGGTCATGACGAGCACGGGGATCTCGACCTGGGCGGTGATCTCGCGCACCGCGGTGAAGCCGTCGCGCAGGCGGAACCCGTTGCCGAGCGCCTGCTGCGTCGCGGCCTGGATGACCGCGCCGTCCATGACCGGGTCGGAGTACGGCAGGCCCAGCTCGATGACGTCGACGCCGTTGTTCGCGAGCGCCACGGCGGCGTCGATGCTCGTCCGCAGGTCGGGGAAGCCGGCCGGGAGGTACCCGATCAGGGCGCCGGCGGCCTCCGTGTTGCGGCGGGCGATGGTGTCGGCGACGCGGCTCACGACTGCACGGCTCCTTCGTCGATGAGGCCGAAGTAGCGTCCGGCGGTCTCCATGTCCTTGTCGCCGCGGCCGCTGAGGTTCACCAGGATGACCGCGTCGGGTCCGAGCTCGCGGCCGAGCTCCAGCGCGCCGGCAAGGGCGTGCGAGGACTCGATGGCCGGGATGATGCCCTCGGTGAGGCTGAGCAGGCGCAGCGCCTCCATCGCGGCGTCGTCCGAGACCGGGCGGTACTCGGCGCGGCCGATGGCGGCGAGGTGGGAGTGCTCAGGGCCGACGCCCGGGTAGTCGAGCCCGGCCGAGATCGAGTGCGACTCGATGGTCTGGCCGTCCTCGTCCTGCAGGAGCATCGTGCGGGCGCCGTGCAGCACGCCCGGCCGGCCCTTCGAGATGGTCGCGGCGTGGCGCGGGGTCTCCGCGCCCTCTCCCCCGGCCTCGTAGCCGATGAGGCGCACGTCCTCGTCGTCGAGGAAGGCGTGGAAGATGCCGATGGCGTTGGAGCCGCCGCCGACGCAGGCCACGACGGCGCTCGGCAGGGCGCCGGTCAGCTCGAGCACCTGCTCGCGGGCCTCCTCGCCGATGATCTTCTGGAGGTCGCGGACCATCGCCGGGAACGGGTGCGGCCCCGCGGCGGTGCCGAAGATGTAGTTGGTCGTCTCGACGTTGGTCACCCAGTCGCGCATGGCGTCGTTGATGGCGTCCTTGAGCGTGCGGGAGCCGGTCTTGACGGCGATGACCTCGGCGCCGAGCAGGCGCATGCGGGCCACGTTGAGCGCCTGGCGCTCGGTGTCGACCTCACCCATGTAGATGGTGCAGTCGAGGCCGAACAGCGCGGCGGCGGTCGCCGTGGCGACGCCGTGCTGGCCGGCGCCGGTCTCGGCGATCACCCGGGTCTTGCCGATGCGGCGCGTGAGGATCGCCTGGCCGAGCACGTTGTTGATCTTGTGCGAGCCGGTGTGGTTGAGGTCCTCGCGCTTGAGGATGATGCGGGCCCCGCCCGCATGGGCGGCGAACCGCGGCACCTCGGTGATGATCGACGGGCGGCCGGTGTAGCTGCGGTGCAGCTCGTCGAGCTCGGCGTGGAACTCGGGGTCGGCCTTGGCGGCCTCCCAGGCCTCGGTCAGCTCGTCGAGCGCGGCGACCAGCGACTCGGGGACGAACCGGCCGCCGAAGTCGCCGAAGTACGGACCCGTGGCGTTGCGACGCGAGTCGTGCTGCGCGTCGGGGGTGGGGGTGGACATCAGGCTCCCAGGAACTCGTGGAGGGTGGCGACCGGGTCGCTCGTGACGAGCGCCTCGCCGACGAGGACGACGTCGGCGCCGGCGGACCGGTAGTGGGCGACGTCGTCGGCGGTCTTCACGGCGGACTCGGCCACGCGGATCGTGCCGGCCGGGTAGCGGTCGGCGAGCCGGCCGAAGAGGTCGCGGTCCAGCTCGAAGGTGGAGAGGTTGCGGGCGTTCACGCCCACGAGGCGCGCCCCGGTGTCGAAGGCGCGGCTGAGCTCGTCGGCGGTGTGCGCCTCCACCAGGGAGGTCATCCCCAGTTCGGTGACGAGCGCGTGCAGCTCGGTCAGCTGCGGCTGGTCGAGGGCGGCCACGATGAGCAGAACCAGGTCGGCGCCCGCCGCGCGGGCCTCGAACACCTGGTACGGGTCGCTGACGAACTCCTTGCGGAGCACCGGCAGCGACACGGCCGCACGGACGGCCTCGAGGTCGGCGAGCGAGCCGTGGAACCGGCGCTCCTCGGTCAGGACGCTGATCGCGCTCGCGCCGCCCGCCTCGTACAGCGCCGCGTGCGCGGCGGGGTCGGGGATCTCGGCGAGGGCGCCGCGGGACGGGCTCGCGCGCTTCACCTCGGCGATGATCTTGACGCGCTCGGCCGGGGCGAGCGCCGCGAGGGCGTCGATCGCCGGAGCCTGCGCGAGCGCGGCGGACTCGACGACGGCGAGCGGGCGCTCGGCCCGGCGCCGCTCGGCGTCCTCACGTGCGCCGGCGACGAGGTCGGCCAGCACGCGTCAGTGGCCCTTCGGGGTGTACTTGGAGCCGCCGACGCCGTACCCGGCGCGCTTCATGATCCAGCCGACGATGAGGCCGACGATGGCGAGGCCCGCCGCCGCCCACACGATGATCGGCGCCTCGAAGAAGAACGCGACCGCGCCGATGGCGAAGGCGATCAGCATGATGATCACGGCCGTCCACGCCGCCGGCGAGTGACCGTGGCCTGGCTCGACTGAATCGCTGCTCATGGGACTCCTGCACGTCTGGTGCGCGCGGATCACAGCGCGCACGGTTTTCGGAACGGACCCAGTCTAGTGGCTGGGACCGGGAGGGCCGGGTCGGCTCAGCGGGTCGAGTCGGCTCAGCGGGTCGGGTCGTCGCCGCGGCTGAGGTCGTCCCAGCTGTCGATCGCGGTGTCGCGGTCGAGGGAGGCCGGTCCTGCCTCGGTCTCGCCCTCGGCGACCGCGCGGGCCTCTGCGTCGTCCGAGACGGCCGCGTCGGCGGCGCGCTCGTCGGCCTCCGCGGCCGCGGCTGCGGCTGCCAGCGCGGCAGCGGCATCCCCGCCCTCCGTCGTCTGGAACCGCGTCTCGTACTTGCGGGAGGAGCCCGGCCAGAGCCGCGACAGCACCACCGCGGCCGCGCTGCCGAGGATGAGGAGCACGCCGCCCAGGATCGCCGCCCACGGCCAGAGACTGGTGTCGACGCCGTGCACCAGACGGGCGACGGACGACTCGCCCGCGACTCCCGTCGCCGTCGTCACCGCCGAGGAGGAGGCGCGCAGCGGGTCGGCCAGCGCGCTGCCGGCGGAGAACAGGATCGAGCCGCCCAGCAGCACACCGAGCAGGGCGAGCACGATGCGGAAAACCGGTCCCGCGATCGCGAGCGCCGCGGTGAGCGCGAGCCCGGCCAGCGCCAGCGCGGTCAGCGCGGGCGCCGCGGCCGACCCGGCGACGGTGAGGGTCGCGCCGTGCTCGGCGGTGTCGGTCAGCGCGACGCTGAACCAGGTCTGGGTCGCGGCGAGGAGCACCAGGCCGCTCGCGACGACGATCACGAGCAGCGTGAGGTACTTCGCACGCCGACCGCGGATGCGGGCGGCGCGCTCGGCGGAGGGTGCGGGAGCCGGCTCAGCCATCTCCGGTCACCCTCTTCATCGCGGCAGCGACGGCGACGGCGCGCAGCGGGGCCGCCGCCTTGTTCTGCGTCTCCTCGAACTCCGTCTCCGGCACGGAATCGGCGACCAGCCCGGCGCCCGACTGCACCAGCGCGCGGCCGTCGATGAGCGTGGCCGTGCGGATCGCGATGGCGAGGTCGGCGTCGCCGGCGAAGTCGAAGTAGCCGATCACTCCCCCGTATACCCCACGCTGCGCGGGCTCCAGCTCGTCGATGATGCGCAGTGCCATCGGCTTCGGCGCGCCCGAGAGCGTCCCGGCCGGGAAGGTGGCGCGGAACACGTCGATCGCCGAGGCATCGTCGCGGAGGTCGCCCTCCACCGACGAGACGATGTGCATGATGTGGCTGAAGCGCTCCACGCGCATGAACTCGGTGACCTCCACCGACCCGGCGGTGCAGACCTTGAGCAGGTCGTTGCGGGCCAGGTCGACCAGCATGAGGTGCTCGGCGCGCTCCTTGTCGTCGGCGAGGAGGGACGCCTCCAGCTCGAGGTCCTCCTCCGGCGTCGCGCCGCGCGGCCGGGAGCCGGCGATCGGGTGCGTGAAGGCGCGGGACTCCTGCACCTTCACCAGCGCCTCGGGCGACGAGCCGACGATCTGGTAGGCGGCGCCGTCCGGACGCTCCAGCGACAGCAGGTACATGTACGGGCTGGGGTTGAGCGCGCGCAGCACCCGGTACACGTCGAGGGCGTCGGCGGTGGACGCCAGCTCGAAGCGCTGCGAGAGCACCACCTGGAAGATGTCGCCGTCCACGATCCGCTGCTTGGCGGTGACGACGGAGGCGAGGAAGTCGTCGCGGGGCGTGCGCGACTCCGGCTCGGCGGGCGTGCCGAGGTCGACCTCCGCCAGAAAGGCCTCGGTCGGCTGCGCCAGCTCGCGCTGCATGCGGTCGAGCCGTGCTTGCGCATCCGCCCACAGCTCGTCGGCCGGTGCGGCGCCGTCGCAGAGTGCGTTGGCGACGAGCTTGACCGTGCCGGTGCGATGGTCGACGACGACGAGGTCGGCGACGAAGGCCAGCGCCTGGCCCGGCACCTCGTGATCGGCGGGCGGGCGGCCGGGCAACCGTTCGAGCTGGCGGATCGCCTCCCAGCCGATGAAGCCGACGAGCCCGCCGGTGAGCGGAGGGAGGCCGGGGATGCGCGGCGTCTGCCAGCGTGCGTGCAGCGCCGCGAGGGCGTCGAGCGGCCGCACGCCGGACGCGGCCAGCGCGTCGGCGCCGAGAGCGCGCTCGGCGCTCACCCCGTAGTCGAGCCAGCGCACGTCGTCGCCCTGCTGGGTGAGCACGCCGAAGGAGGCGGCGCCGACGAACGAGAAGCGCGACCAGATGCCGCCCTGCTCCGCCGACTCCAGCAGGAAGGTGCCAGGACGGCCCGCCGCGAGCTTGCGGTAGATCCCGACCGGTGTCTCCGAGTCCGCGAACAGCTCCCGCACGACCGGGACGACGCGGTGATCGGACGCCAGCGCGTCGAAGACCTCGCGCGTGGTGGTGCCGGCCGTGCTGGCGATCACAGATCCTCCGGAGCGAGCTCGGGGCTTTCGCCGACGACCGGCTCCAGCTGGTCGTCGTCGAAGCAGGTGCGCGTGCCGGTGTGGCAGGCGGCGCCGATCTGGTCGACGGTCACGAGGAGGGTGTCGCCGTCGCAGTCGAGGGCGGCGGCCTTCACGTACTGCACGTGACCGGACGTGTCGCCCTTGCGCCAGTACTCCTGGCGCGAGCGCGACCAGAAGGTCACCCGGCCCTCGCTCATGGTGCGGCGGAACGCCTCCGCGTCCATCCAGCCCATCATGAGCACCTCACGGGTGTCCCACTGCTGGATGATCGCCGGGACCAGCCCGGCGTCGGTGAAGCGGATGCGCTCGAGGATCGTCGCGGTGGTCTCGCTCATGCGCGGACCTCCCTTCCTGCCTTCTGCAGCTCGGCCTTGACGTCGCCGATGGTCAGCTCGCCCTGGTGGAAGACGCTCGCCGCGAGCACCGCGTCGGCGCCGGCCTCGATCGCGGGCGGGAAGTCGGTGACCTTGCCCGCGCCGCCGGAGGCGATGACCGGCACGGAGCTGATGGCGCGCATCTCCCGGATCAGCTCGAGGTCGAAGCCCTCTTTGGTGCCGTCGGCGTCGATGGAGTTCACGAGCAGCTCGCCCGCGCCGAGCTCGATGGCGCGGGCCGCCCACTCGAGGGCGTCGAGGTCGGTCTCCGTGCGCCCGCCGTGGGTCGTGACGACGAAGCCGGACGGCGTGGCGGCCGAGCGCTTCACGTCCAGCGACAGCACGAGCACCTGGGCGCCGAAGCGGCCGGCGATCTCGGCGATCAGCTCGGGGCGCGCGATGGCCGCGGAGTTGACGCCCACCTTGTCGGCGCCGCTGCCCTGCAGCCGGGCCACATCCTCCACACTGCGGATGCCGCCGCCGACCGTGAGCGGGATGAAGACCTGCTCAGCCGTCGCGCGCACGACGTCATACGTGGTGGAGCGGTCGTCGACGGTCGCGGTGACGTCGAGGAACGTCAGCTCGTCGGCGCCCTGCTCGAAGTACCGTCTGGCCAG
The sequence above is a segment of the Leifsonia williamsii genome. Coding sequences within it:
- a CDS encoding DUF6704 family protein gives rise to the protein MSSDSVEPGHGHSPAAWTAVIIMLIAFAIGAVAFFFEAPIIVWAAAGLAIVGLIVGWIMKRAGYGVGGSKYTPKGH
- the trpC gene encoding indole-3-glycerol phosphate synthase TrpC; protein product: MLADLVAGAREDAERRRAERPLAVVESAALAQAPAIDALAALAPAERVKIIAEVKRASPSRGALAEIPDPAAHAALYEAGGASAISVLTEERRFHGSLADLEAVRAAVSLPVLRKEFVSDPYQVFEARAAGADLVLLIVAALDQPQLTELHALVTELGMTSLVEAHTADELSRAFDTGARLVGVNARNLSTFELDRDLFGRLADRYPAGTIRVAESAVKTADDVAHYRSAGADVVLVGEALVTSDPVATLHEFLGA
- a CDS encoding Trp biosynthesis-associated membrane protein, which produces MAEPAPAPSAERAARIRGRRAKYLTLLVIVVASGLVLLAATQTWFSVALTDTAEHGATLTVAGSAAAPALTALALAGLALTAALAIAGPVFRIVLALLGVLLGGSILFSAGSALADPLRASSSAVTTATGVAGESSVARLVHGVDTSLWPWAAILGGVLLILGSAAAVVLSRLWPGSSRKYETRFQTTEGGDAAAALAAAAAAAEADERAADAAVSDDAEARAVAEGETEAGPASLDRDTAIDSWDDLSRGDDPTR
- a CDS encoding anthranilate synthase component I — translated: MIASTAGTTTREVFDALASDHRVVPVVRELFADSETPVGIYRKLAAGRPGTFLLESAEQGGIWSRFSFVGAASFGVLTQQGDDVRWLDYGVSAERALGADALAASGVRPLDALAALHARWQTPRIPGLPPLTGGLVGFIGWEAIRQLERLPGRPPADHEVPGQALAFVADLVVVDHRTGTVKLVANALCDGAAPADELWADAQARLDRMQRELAQPTEAFLAEVDLGTPAEPESRTPRDDFLASVVTAKQRIVDGDIFQVVLSQRFELASTADALDVYRVLRALNPSPYMYLLSLERPDGAAYQIVGSSPEALVKVQESRAFTHPIAGSRPRGATPEEDLELEASLLADDKERAEHLMLVDLARNDLLKVCTAGSVEVTEFMRVERFSHIMHIVSSVEGDLRDDASAIDVFRATFPAGTLSGAPKPMALRIIDELEPAQRGVYGGVIGYFDFAGDADLAIAIRTATLIDGRALVQSGAGLVADSVPETEFEETQNKAAAPLRAVAVAAAMKRVTGDG
- the hisI gene encoding phosphoribosyl-AMP cyclohydrolase, whose amino-acid sequence is MSETTATILERIRFTDAGLVPAIIQQWDTREVLMMGWMDAEAFRRTMSEGRVTFWSRSRQEYWRKGDTSGHVQYVKAAALDCDGDTLLVTVDQIGAACHTGTRTCFDDDQLEPVVGESPELAPEDL
- the hisF gene encoding imidazole glycerol phosphate synthase subunit HisF gives rise to the protein MSVAVRVIPCLDVAAGRVVKGVNFENLRDQGDPVELARRYFEQGADELTFLDVTATVDDRSTTYDVVRATAEQVFIPLTVGGGIRSVEDVARLQGSGADKVGVNSAAIARPELIAEIAGRFGAQVLVLSLDVKRSAATPSGFVVTTHGGRTETDLDALEWAARAIELGAGELLVNSIDADGTKEGFDLELIREMRAISSVPVIASGGAGKVTDFPPAIEAGADAVLAASVFHQGELTIGDVKAELQKAGREVRA
- the trpB gene encoding tryptophan synthase subunit beta, translated to MSTPTPDAQHDSRRNATGPYFGDFGGRFVPESLVAALDELTEAWEAAKADPEFHAELDELHRSYTGRPSIITEVPRFAAHAGGARIILKREDLNHTGSHKINNVLGQAILTRRIGKTRVIAETGAGQHGVATATAAALFGLDCTIYMGEVDTERQALNVARMRLLGAEVIAVKTGSRTLKDAINDAMRDWVTNVETTNYIFGTAAGPHPFPAMVRDLQKIIGEEAREQVLELTGALPSAVVACVGGGSNAIGIFHAFLDDEDVRLIGYEAGGEGAETPRHAATISKGRPGVLHGARTMLLQDEDGQTIESHSISAGLDYPGVGPEHSHLAAIGRAEYRPVSDDAAMEALRLLSLTEGIIPAIESSHALAGALELGRELGPDAVILVNLSGRGDKDMETAGRYFGLIDEGAVQS